One part of the Acidobacteriota bacterium genome encodes these proteins:
- a CDS encoding carboxypeptidase regulatory-like domain-containing protein: protein MNATKMMRLLCIAALFALVHQLAFAQGVATGDLHVTIKDPKGGLVNGATVTVRDVAKGLERTGTGDGQGGYSVRLLPPGVYSVTVEAAGFTKTEATGVNITVGQMADLPIAVSIASDKEVIEVSSEASLVETSRSSSTDTIGERRIDNLPINGRNYINFTLTDSRVVRDNAPNTGAAPTSGLNMSGQRARSNLVNVDGADATDNSVNGVRSTVSQEAVQEFQIITNNYEPEYGRASGGVVNIITRSGSNDFHGDVFGYLRNRKFQAVNPFSTVSDPAYTRGQYGAAFGGPIKKDKTYFYFSLEFNRRHETGFSSIGQDNFGLTGFDTTQVGLPFGTLQLTPDQIAYLTNPAVLQLEQGSPLFAQEVGKYAVLAGASSGQGVNGVWPTALVQGLTGGLLSTWAGFPTTCAPPGPCVAMPSTYQTLASQTGNFPVFEGTSVYSLRLDHNITNNNRLMFRINVSPSTVTGIEVGGQDQPFGQNAYSRTSRQTFRDVAGTMQDTWALGNSKVNEFRFQYARRGLSYFYNTDTPSGSAPAVNIPGFAYFGREPYSYIQRTEQRYQFTDNFSWTMGRHDTKFGGDFNYLPLDATFTVNYGGVYDFGSFASENLGFENPLPPGSGFPDFPALSAVQAYGAGLPATFVQGLGSPHDSFKNMPLGLFWQDSWHMRHNVTVNFGVRYDVEFPPTFKKPTGLAQVGYETLGLQKGIETDKNNFQPRIGIAWDPKGDGKTVVRASYGIFYDHPLLGLYFLGDASDGSTSGQLAFGGTGLCSNESGFGNPANLNAIPIFQGLPIDATSGPCAVSANPATAASLGYLPDQQQFQSLNFPESAFLNQNYLNPSTFLPLGFQPFGYPQGKNFVYAYSQQANLSIERDLGKGFALNVAYNFNGGRHLNRPINANTVRGDLMVTNFLTARQYAIDNDLTPPSSPFTVPCTFTPLGQPVAVDSSLMNFFRPSGLNPSIAGAMLAFGGVGGAACVGYGEQILQSLATQGFNTNCDPATGAGCVPFGDMDANFSNGSSVYHGLSANLRKRFSGHYEFLASYTWSHAIDDSVDLQSTTTPQNSYFPSHDRSTSLFDQRHRFVFSGVYQTGKLSGDGFASKFFSNWTFAPLIEFSSGRPFNIITGNGNNLQLSSLTGRPNTTVNPACGTVYNSKFSPTGTLQEPCIFNFDGTLASLDGNLGRNRGLTPWNAFNDLRVAKRIYFGERFNMDLMADMFNLANRYNVSAVSPLFTNAGQATAAYDPRQFQFAVKLNW from the coding sequence ATGAACGCAACCAAGATGATGCGTTTGCTCTGCATCGCCGCCCTGTTCGCACTCGTCCACCAATTGGCATTCGCTCAAGGCGTGGCCACGGGTGACCTCCATGTCACTATCAAGGATCCAAAAGGCGGCCTGGTGAACGGAGCGACTGTCACCGTGCGCGATGTGGCGAAAGGCCTCGAACGCACTGGAACCGGCGACGGCCAAGGCGGCTATAGCGTGCGACTGCTGCCGCCAGGCGTGTATTCCGTCACCGTAGAAGCCGCCGGGTTTACAAAAACCGAGGCCACCGGCGTCAACATCACCGTCGGACAGATGGCCGACTTGCCGATCGCGGTCTCGATTGCTTCTGACAAGGAAGTGATTGAAGTGAGTTCCGAAGCGTCACTGGTCGAAACTTCCCGCAGTTCGTCGACAGACACGATCGGAGAGCGTCGCATCGACAATCTTCCGATCAACGGGCGCAACTACATCAATTTCACGCTGACTGACTCCCGCGTGGTCCGCGACAACGCTCCCAACACCGGAGCCGCGCCGACATCCGGCCTGAACATGAGCGGCCAGCGCGCGCGTTCCAACCTGGTGAACGTGGACGGCGCCGACGCCACCGACAACTCCGTGAATGGCGTGCGCTCGACCGTTTCGCAGGAAGCAGTACAGGAATTCCAGATCATCACTAACAACTATGAACCGGAGTATGGCCGCGCCTCCGGCGGCGTCGTCAACATCATCACCCGATCGGGGTCGAACGATTTCCACGGCGACGTGTTTGGATATTTGCGCAATCGCAAGTTTCAGGCGGTGAATCCGTTCAGCACGGTTTCGGACCCGGCGTATACCCGCGGACAATACGGCGCTGCCTTCGGCGGCCCGATCAAGAAAGACAAGACCTATTTCTACTTCTCGCTTGAATTTAACCGCCGGCATGAGACGGGGTTCTCCAGCATCGGGCAAGACAATTTTGGGTTGACCGGATTCGACACCACGCAGGTTGGCCTGCCCTTCGGCACCTTGCAACTCACTCCCGACCAGATTGCCTATCTCACCAACCCCGCAGTTCTTCAACTTGAGCAGGGGAGTCCGCTCTTCGCGCAGGAAGTGGGAAAGTATGCCGTGCTTGCCGGTGCTTCGTCCGGACAAGGCGTCAACGGCGTCTGGCCAACGGCACTCGTCCAGGGACTGACTGGGGGACTACTCTCCACCTGGGCAGGATTCCCGACTACCTGTGCTCCTCCCGGACCATGCGTGGCAATGCCCTCTACGTATCAGACTCTGGCATCGCAAACCGGAAACTTCCCGGTCTTTGAAGGAACGAGTGTTTACTCCCTCCGTCTGGATCACAACATCACCAATAACAACCGGCTTATGTTTCGCATCAATGTCAGTCCGAGCACGGTGACGGGAATCGAAGTCGGAGGACAAGACCAGCCGTTTGGCCAGAATGCTTATTCACGCACGTCTCGTCAGACGTTCCGTGACGTGGCCGGCACGATGCAAGATACTTGGGCTCTGGGCAACAGCAAGGTGAACGAGTTCCGCTTCCAGTATGCCCGCCGCGGCCTTTCTTACTTTTACAACACCGACACTCCAAGTGGATCGGCTCCAGCTGTGAACATCCCCGGCTTCGCCTATTTCGGTCGCGAGCCCTATTCGTACATTCAGCGAACGGAGCAGCGCTATCAGTTCACAGACAATTTCTCCTGGACAATGGGCCGGCATGACACCAAGTTCGGAGGTGACTTCAACTACTTGCCGCTCGATGCAACCTTCACCGTCAATTACGGCGGTGTTTATGATTTCGGCAGCTTCGCCTCAGAGAATTTGGGCTTTGAGAATCCTTTGCCCCCCGGCTCTGGTTTCCCGGACTTCCCGGCTCTCTCGGCGGTTCAGGCTTACGGGGCAGGTTTACCGGCCACATTCGTCCAAGGTCTTGGCAGTCCGCACGATTCCTTCAAAAACATGCCTTTGGGGCTGTTCTGGCAGGACTCCTGGCATATGCGGCACAACGTCACGGTGAATTTCGGAGTGCGCTATGACGTCGAATTCCCGCCGACATTCAAGAAACCCACGGGCCTAGCGCAAGTAGGCTATGAGACGCTGGGATTGCAGAAGGGGATTGAGACCGACAAGAACAATTTCCAACCCCGCATCGGCATCGCTTGGGATCCCAAGGGCGATGGCAAGACCGTCGTTCGCGCATCCTATGGAATCTTCTACGATCACCCATTACTCGGCCTGTATTTCCTCGGCGATGCTTCGGACGGGTCGACCAGCGGACAGCTGGCCTTCGGGGGCACAGGGCTCTGCAGCAACGAGTCGGGATTCGGTAACCCGGCCAATCTGAACGCAATTCCGATTTTTCAGGGACTACCCATTGACGCCACCAGCGGCCCCTGCGCGGTTTCCGCCAATCCCGCTACTGCGGCGTCTCTCGGGTACTTGCCGGACCAACAGCAATTCCAATCGCTCAATTTCCCCGAGTCAGCATTTCTCAATCAGAACTACTTGAATCCTTCCACTTTCTTGCCGCTGGGATTCCAGCCTTTCGGCTACCCACAAGGCAAGAATTTCGTTTACGCCTACTCGCAGCAGGCGAACCTCAGCATCGAGCGCGACCTGGGAAAAGGGTTCGCTTTGAACGTGGCATACAACTTCAACGGTGGACGCCATCTTAATCGTCCCATTAACGCCAACACCGTACGCGGCGACTTGATGGTCACGAACTTTCTCACCGCCAGGCAGTACGCCATCGACAACGACCTGACTCCTCCTTCGAGCCCATTCACCGTCCCGTGCACGTTCACTCCACTCGGTCAGCCAGTCGCAGTGGACTCATCGTTGATGAACTTTTTCCGCCCGTCGGGATTGAATCCGTCGATAGCGGGCGCCATGTTGGCTTTTGGCGGCGTGGGCGGGGCTGCGTGCGTCGGTTACGGAGAACAGATTTTACAAAGCCTTGCCACCCAGGGATTCAATACCAACTGCGACCCCGCTACTGGCGCGGGCTGCGTTCCCTTCGGCGACATGGATGCAAATTTCTCGAATGGAAGCTCCGTTTATCACGGACTCAGCGCCAATCTGCGCAAGCGCTTTAGCGGCCACTACGAATTTCTGGCTTCCTACACCTGGTCTCATGCGATCGACGACTCGGTTGACTTGCAATCCACGACGACGCCGCAGAATAGCTACTTCCCCAGCCACGATCGCTCAACTTCCCTGTTCGACCAGCGGCACCGGTTCGTTTTCAGCGGCGTGTATCAGACTGGCAAGTTGTCCGGGGATGGCTTCGCCAGCAAGTTCTTCAGCAACTGGACTTTTGCTCCGTTGATTGAGTTCAGTTCAGGACGGCCGTTCAACATCATCACCGGCAATGGTAACAACTTGCAGTTGTCCTCCCTCACAGGCCGGCCGAATACGACTGTGAATCCAGCGTGCGGCACGGTCTATAACTCCAAGTTCTCGCCGACGGGAACACTGCAAGAACCTTGCATCTTCAATTTCGACGGCACACTGGCATCGCTCGACGGCAACCTCGGACGCAATCGCGGCCTCACTCCGTGGAATGCCTTCAACGATTTGCGGGTGGCGAAGCGGATTTATTTCGGCGAGCGGTTCAATATGGACCTGATGGCCGACATGTTTAACCTCGCAAACCGCTACAATGTATCCGCGGTAAGTCCTTTGTTCACCAATGCTGGGCAGGCGACGGCAGCTTACGATCCACGGCAGTTCCAGTTTGCAGTGAAGTTGAATTGGTAG
- the mfd gene encoding transcription-repair coupling factor: MLLPFVRDLFADVELLPAFTRAASHLRESAGRIRVTGLSPAAKTLITVLLRRAVERPFVLVVADNRAAEDLLPVLRAFCELTQAADPDAIVSLPARDVLPFQNLSPHPEIQEERATALWKISTGRASIVIAPVAATTILLRSPDYYADLARLLRRGESFDLERLLQHLNTIGYTAADVVEMPGQYAVRGGILDVYSPESDRPVRVEFFGDEVESMRKFDPASQRSSNPVDEVVLLPLTETPVTEDLLASINARLSGKRITGSQEVIEQAARDSGAGVFPGWEFYAPVAGADRTIFDLLPDARVLLDEPEILKQELDKVWTRIEEAHERSEVGGLVRPVDLYLDPAAWAAKTASIAGADFEYLGVAREGTVEAAFLSQPASRFHGQVPAMIEEVQKLVGTGIQVVLAAPNTGEVERLADMFTEYNASYRLGTRTRGGESYADETSYFSGDVIAATLLKAYLPDGFVLPDAHLAIFGARDLFDESDLVALRPQRQKSKVSAFLSDFRDLQVGDYVVHVEHGIGQYQGLKEINQGDGTAEFMLLEYAEAARLYVPLTRLDLIQKYRSAEGAKPILNHLGTQQWAKTKARVRKAMKDMTDELLKLYAQRQAAQGHAFPADTEWMKEFEDAFEYSETEDQAEAIIDVKRDMESQLPMDRLLCGDVGYGKTEVAMRAAFKAISDNKQVAVLAPTTVLAFQHFETFKQRFASFPVKVEMISRFRSPKQIKEILERVAVGKVDILIGTHRLLSKDVKFSDLGLLVVDEEQRFGVRHKERIKQMRTQVDVLTMSATPIPRTLHMSLVGLRDMSVIETPPKDRMAIQTVVANWDYKLIQSAIEQELDREGQVYFVHNRIETIWEIAAKIQELVPRARITVGHGQMGEGELEKVMFKFMNHEADILVSTTIIENGLDIPLCNTILINRADRMGLSELYQLRGRVGRSSRRAYAYLLLPADIELTPIARRRLAALKEFSDLGAGFKIAALDLELRGAGNMLGGEQSGHIEAIGFELYTQMLERAVREMKGEASPDEAGIQLNLGLNIRIPSEYIAEENQRLRMYKRVAGVETDSQLRDVSNELTDRYGKPPAAVRNLLDYATLKLAAIQAGATVIERKRDLVNIKFRQNAAIDPGKLARFVASQRGSQFTPDGTLKFSIKAAAADAVLQTLRDLLEELAVREVPAVT; the protein is encoded by the coding sequence ATGCTCTTACCCTTCGTCCGCGATCTTTTTGCGGATGTGGAACTTCTTCCTGCCTTCACACGTGCGGCCTCCCATCTACGGGAGAGCGCGGGGCGGATACGTGTCACTGGACTCTCTCCCGCCGCCAAGACCCTGATCACTGTTCTGTTGCGCCGGGCTGTCGAGCGGCCGTTCGTGTTGGTGGTAGCCGACAATCGAGCTGCCGAAGACCTTCTTCCAGTACTGCGGGCCTTTTGTGAATTGACCCAGGCGGCAGATCCGGACGCGATCGTCAGCCTCCCGGCCCGAGATGTGCTGCCCTTTCAAAATCTCTCGCCGCATCCTGAAATTCAGGAAGAGCGGGCAACTGCTCTGTGGAAGATTTCCACCGGCCGCGCCTCGATCGTGATCGCTCCCGTTGCGGCCACGACCATATTGCTGCGTTCGCCGGATTACTACGCCGACCTGGCACGCCTCCTGCGACGGGGCGAAAGCTTTGATCTCGAGCGCCTGCTGCAGCACCTGAATACCATCGGATACACCGCGGCCGATGTCGTCGAAATGCCCGGCCAGTATGCCGTGCGCGGCGGGATACTCGATGTGTATTCTCCGGAATCAGATCGTCCCGTGCGCGTCGAATTCTTTGGGGACGAAGTCGAATCGATGCGCAAGTTCGATCCCGCCAGCCAGCGCTCCTCGAATCCAGTGGACGAAGTGGTGTTACTGCCGCTGACCGAGACTCCCGTCACGGAAGACTTGCTCGCGTCCATCAACGCACGCCTGTCGGGCAAGCGCATCACCGGTTCGCAGGAGGTGATCGAGCAAGCCGCCCGTGACTCAGGCGCAGGTGTTTTCCCCGGGTGGGAGTTCTACGCCCCGGTCGCTGGCGCCGATCGTACGATCTTCGACCTGCTCCCCGACGCCCGCGTGCTTTTGGATGAGCCCGAGATTCTGAAACAGGAACTCGACAAGGTCTGGACGCGAATTGAAGAAGCGCACGAACGCAGTGAAGTCGGTGGTCTGGTGCGACCTGTTGATCTCTATCTTGATCCGGCAGCATGGGCAGCTAAAACAGCGTCCATCGCAGGAGCAGACTTCGAATATCTCGGGGTCGCTCGCGAAGGAACTGTCGAAGCCGCATTCCTGTCCCAGCCCGCCAGTCGTTTCCACGGCCAGGTCCCGGCGATGATTGAGGAAGTCCAGAAACTTGTGGGCACTGGCATCCAGGTAGTTCTCGCTGCGCCGAATACGGGCGAAGTCGAGCGGCTCGCGGACATGTTCACCGAGTACAACGCTTCGTATCGACTCGGCACACGGACTCGCGGCGGCGAGAGTTACGCGGACGAGACTTCGTACTTCTCCGGCGATGTGATCGCCGCAACGTTGTTGAAAGCCTACCTACCGGACGGCTTCGTCCTGCCGGACGCCCATCTTGCCATATTTGGTGCGCGCGATCTGTTCGATGAGTCGGACCTGGTTGCATTGCGGCCGCAGCGGCAAAAATCGAAAGTCTCGGCGTTCCTGTCCGACTTCCGCGATCTGCAGGTTGGAGATTACGTCGTCCACGTCGAACATGGCATCGGGCAATACCAGGGACTGAAGGAAATTAATCAGGGTGACGGCACCGCTGAGTTCATGCTGCTCGAATACGCCGAAGCGGCGCGTTTATATGTGCCGCTGACGCGTTTGGATCTGATCCAGAAATATCGTTCGGCAGAAGGCGCGAAGCCCATCCTGAATCATCTGGGTACGCAGCAGTGGGCGAAGACCAAAGCCCGCGTCCGCAAGGCCATGAAGGACATGACTGACGAACTGCTCAAGCTCTATGCGCAGCGTCAGGCAGCCCAGGGTCATGCGTTCCCGGCGGACACCGAGTGGATGAAGGAATTCGAAGACGCGTTTGAATACAGCGAGACCGAAGACCAGGCGGAAGCGATCATCGATGTGAAGCGCGACATGGAATCACAACTTCCCATGGACCGCCTCTTGTGCGGCGATGTTGGCTACGGCAAGACAGAAGTCGCCATGCGCGCGGCCTTCAAGGCGATCAGCGACAACAAACAAGTCGCCGTGCTGGCCCCGACCACCGTACTCGCCTTCCAGCATTTTGAGACTTTCAAGCAGCGCTTCGCGTCGTTTCCGGTGAAAGTTGAAATGATCAGCCGCTTCCGTTCGCCGAAGCAGATCAAGGAAATTCTGGAGCGCGTTGCCGTCGGCAAGGTCGATATCCTCATCGGCACGCATCGCCTGCTGTCAAAAGATGTGAAATTTTCTGATCTCGGCCTGTTGGTCGTCGACGAAGAACAGCGTTTTGGCGTGCGCCACAAAGAACGCATCAAGCAGATGCGCACGCAGGTGGACGTCCTCACCATGTCGGCGACTCCGATTCCGCGCACGCTGCACATGTCATTGGTTGGCCTGCGCGATATGAGCGTGATCGAGACTCCGCCCAAAGATCGCATGGCGATCCAGACCGTGGTCGCAAACTGGGACTACAAGTTGATTCAGTCGGCCATCGAACAGGAACTCGATCGCGAAGGGCAAGTTTATTTCGTCCACAATCGCATCGAAACGATTTGGGAGATCGCTGCGAAAATTCAGGAACTGGTGCCACGCGCCCGCATTACCGTCGGCCACGGGCAGATGGGCGAGGGCGAACTTGAGAAAGTGATGTTCAAGTTCATGAATCACGAAGCCGATATTCTCGTTTCTACGACGATTATCGAGAACGGTCTCGACATTCCGCTCTGCAACACCATCCTGATTAATCGCGCCGACCGGATGGGACTGTCGGAGCTATACCAGTTGCGCGGCCGCGTCGGGCGCTCCAGCCGCCGCGCGTACGCCTATCTGCTGCTGCCGGCGGACATCGAGTTGACTCCCATTGCGCGTCGCCGTCTGGCGGCGTTGAAGGAATTTTCCGATCTCGGCGCCGGTTTCAAGATTGCCGCGCTCGATCTCGAACTGCGCGGCGCCGGCAACATGCTGGGTGGCGAGCAGAGTGGGCACATTGAAGCCATCGGATTCGAACTCTATACGCAAATGTTGGAACGTGCTGTTCGCGAGATGAAGGGCGAAGCCAGCCCGGACGAAGCCGGCATCCAACTCAATCTTGGTTTGAACATCCGCATCCCGTCCGAATACATCGCTGAAGAAAACCAGCGTCTGCGGATGTATAAGAGAGTGGCTGGAGTGGAAACAGATTCTCAGTTACGCGACGTGAGCAACGAACTGACGGATCGCTACGGCAAGCCCCCCGCTGCGGTGAGAAATTTGCTCGACTACGCGACTCTGAAGCTGGCTGCGATTCAGGCCGGAGCCACCGTAATCGAACGCAAGCGCGACCTCGTGAATATCAAGTTCCGGCAGAATGCGGCCATCGATCCGGGAAAACTGGCACGCTTTGTGGCTTCGCAGCGTGGCTCGCAATTTACGCCTGATGGGACATTGAAATTTTCCATCAAGGCCGCGGCCGCCGACGCAGTCTTGCAAACGCTGCGGGATTTACTGGAAGAACTGGCTGTGCGAGAGGTTCCGGCTGTCACCTAG
- a CDS encoding DinB family protein — MTETPQQYTARIMSNLTGQDPLKTQAATPKKIERLVKDVPSAKLRKRPAPDKWSVAEIIAHLADAEIVLGFRVRLILGAPGVPIQAFDQDVWANAGHYEKRSPHASLAQLLAAREANLVLYKSLTPEQWKLWGMHSERGQESVEHIVRMIAGHDLNHLNQIERILAPKKKTA, encoded by the coding sequence ATGACAGAAACACCTCAACAATACACTGCACGAATCATGAGCAACCTCACCGGTCAGGATCCGCTGAAGACGCAGGCGGCGACGCCCAAGAAAATCGAACGCCTCGTGAAGGACGTGCCATCCGCGAAACTCCGTAAACGCCCGGCTCCGGACAAGTGGTCAGTCGCCGAAATTATCGCGCATCTGGCGGACGCAGAAATCGTCCTCGGCTTTCGAGTGCGCTTGATTCTAGGGGCGCCCGGTGTCCCGATCCAGGCCTTCGATCAGGATGTATGGGCGAACGCGGGTCACTACGAGAAGCGGAGTCCACATGCCAGTCTCGCGCAATTGCTTGCGGCGCGCGAAGCGAACCTCGTGCTCTACAAGTCACTCACTCCTGAACAGTGGAAGTTGTGGGGTATGCACTCCGAGCGCGGGCAGGAATCGGTCGAACACATCGTTCGCATGATCGCCGGCCACGACTTGAACCATCTGAACCAGATCGAACGTATTCTTGCTCCAAAGAAAAAGACAGCCTGA
- the galU gene encoding UTP--glucose-1-phosphate uridylyltransferase GalU — MPMKVRKAIFPAAGLGTRFLPATKAQPKEMLPLVDKPIIQYGVEEALAAGCDQIVIITGRGKSSIEDHFDVSYELEKMLEEKGKTELLAIVRQISDMIHVAYVRQKEALGLGHAVLTSRELVGNEPFAVLLADDVIDSKVPCLKQLMNVFDEKQCSVIATQIVEGAAISSYGVLKAKEVPGSGGKLYEVLDLVEKPKREEAPSNLAVIGRYILTPTVFETLSDITPGAGGELQLTDGLRALLKREKLYAYVYEGRRHDTGDKLGFLKATVEFALKRDDLGGPFREYLKGLKL, encoded by the coding sequence ATGCCTATGAAAGTCCGTAAAGCAATTTTCCCCGCCGCCGGATTGGGTACTCGTTTCTTGCCCGCCACCAAGGCCCAGCCGAAGGAGATGCTCCCGCTGGTCGATAAGCCCATCATCCAGTACGGCGTGGAAGAAGCTCTGGCCGCGGGTTGCGACCAGATTGTCATCATCACTGGACGCGGCAAGAGTTCGATCGAAGACCATTTCGACGTCAGCTACGAACTCGAGAAAATGCTGGAAGAGAAAGGCAAGACTGAGCTTCTCGCCATCGTGCGCCAGATCTCGGACATGATTCACGTCGCCTACGTGCGCCAAAAAGAAGCGCTTGGATTAGGCCATGCCGTCCTGACGTCGCGCGAGCTAGTCGGCAACGAACCTTTCGCCGTCCTGCTTGCGGATGACGTCATCGATTCGAAGGTGCCGTGTCTCAAACAACTCATGAACGTGTTCGACGAGAAGCAGTGTTCCGTGATTGCCACTCAGATTGTCGAGGGCGCAGCGATTTCGTCGTACGGCGTTCTCAAGGCAAAGGAAGTTCCGGGGTCCGGTGGGAAGCTCTACGAAGTTCTCGACCTCGTGGAAAAGCCGAAGCGCGAAGAAGCTCCGTCGAATCTGGCAGTGATCGGTCGTTACATTCTGACGCCGACCGTTTTCGAAACGCTCTCTGATATCACTCCAGGCGCCGGCGGAGAACTGCAACTGACCGATGGTCTGCGCGCCCTGTTGAAGCGCGAAAAACTATACGCGTACGTGTATGAAGGTCGTCGCCATGACACCGGCGACAAACTTGGGTTCCTCAAAGCGACCGTGGAATTCGCTCTCAAACGCGATGACCTCGGCGGGCCGTTCCGCGAATACTTGAAAGGCTTGAAGCTCTAA
- the cax gene encoding calcium/proton exchanger, producing MLNCLLVFVPVAIVLGYIGGVSPLVLFALAGLAIIPLAGVLGEATEDLASHLGQGLGALLNATMGNATELIIAIVALRAGHVEVVKASLSGSIIGNILLVLGLSVLVGGWKRERQVFSRQTAAVSSTMLFIAVVGLVMPAVFSLSVFGELREHAPTIENMSLWTSLVLIVVYLLSLLFAFGTHAAKSEETHHSGRPVRSALFALVLATILIGVLSEILVAQIDATKQALGFSELFLGVVVVAIIGNAAEHASAVFMAMENKMDLALGIAIGSSAQIALLVAPLLVFYSWLIHKPMSLLFVPLEIAGIAVSVLIVEMISSDGETTWFEGVQLLAVYLILAVAFYFVPTAAR from the coding sequence CTGCTGAACTGCCTGCTCGTCTTCGTGCCGGTAGCAATCGTATTGGGATACATCGGCGGCGTTTCGCCTCTTGTCCTGTTTGCCCTCGCAGGGCTCGCAATCATTCCCTTGGCCGGCGTTCTCGGCGAGGCTACCGAAGATCTGGCGTCTCATCTGGGACAAGGTTTAGGCGCCTTGCTCAACGCGACCATGGGCAATGCCACCGAGCTCATCATCGCGATCGTCGCATTGCGCGCTGGACACGTGGAAGTCGTCAAAGCCTCACTATCGGGAAGCATCATCGGAAATATTTTGCTCGTTCTTGGACTCAGCGTGCTGGTAGGAGGATGGAAGCGAGAACGACAAGTTTTTTCCCGGCAGACCGCTGCAGTTAGCTCCACCATGTTGTTCATCGCGGTCGTCGGTCTGGTAATGCCGGCCGTGTTTTCGCTCAGCGTTTTTGGAGAACTCCGCGAGCACGCTCCCACCATCGAGAACATGAGCCTCTGGACCAGCCTTGTGCTCATCGTGGTGTACTTGCTCAGTCTGCTCTTTGCTTTTGGAACGCACGCTGCAAAATCAGAAGAGACGCATCATTCCGGACGCCCGGTACGATCGGCTCTGTTTGCCCTGGTGCTAGCCACAATTCTGATTGGCGTACTGAGCGAGATTCTGGTCGCGCAGATCGACGCCACGAAACAGGCGCTAGGTTTTTCTGAATTGTTCCTGGGCGTAGTCGTGGTGGCGATCATCGGCAACGCCGCCGAACATGCTTCCGCTGTTTTTATGGCGATGGAAAACAAAATGGATCTCGCGCTGGGAATTGCGATCGGCTCCAGCGCCCAGATCGCCCTGCTGGTGGCGCCTCTACTGGTCTTCTATTCCTGGCTGATCCACAAGCCCATGTCGCTGCTTTTCGTTCCCCTGGAGATTGCCGGTATTGCCGTGTCCGTGCTGATTGTTGAAATGATCTCGTCCGATGGGGAAACGACGTGGTTTGAGGGCGTGCAACTACTGGCCGTTTATTTGATTCTTGCAGTGGCGTTCTATTTTGTGCCCACCGCCGCACGGTAA
- the purE gene encoding 5-(carboxyamino)imidazole ribonucleotide mutase: MNTKPQVSIVMGSDSDLEIMREAGKALDEFGIGYEMDVTSAHRSPDRTADYARKAAGRGIRVIIAGAGGAAHLAGVIAAHSTLPVIGVPIPSTSLQGMDSLLAIVQMPAGIPVATVAIGKPGATNAGILAAQMIALADSSIAKKLEDHKEKLAKGVEEKSKKLQATLK; this comes from the coding sequence ATGAACACCAAACCACAAGTGTCAATCGTAATGGGCAGCGACTCAGACCTGGAGATCATGCGCGAGGCAGGGAAGGCGCTGGATGAATTTGGCATTGGATATGAAATGGATGTCACCTCCGCGCACCGCTCTCCCGACCGCACCGCAGACTATGCGCGCAAAGCCGCCGGACGCGGCATTCGCGTGATCATCGCCGGCGCGGGCGGGGCAGCCCATCTCGCGGGAGTCATTGCGGCACATTCCACTTTGCCGGTGATCGGAGTGCCGATCCCGTCGACTTCCCTGCAAGGCATGGATTCGCTGCTTGCGATCGTGCAGATGCCGGCGGGCATTCCAGTAGCGACGGTTGCCATTGGCAAGCCGGGTGCAACCAATGCCGGGATCCTGGCGGCGCAGATGATCGCACTGGCCGATTCCTCGATTGCGAAGAAACTGGAAGATCACAAAGAAAAGCTGGCCAAGGGCGTGGAAGAGAAATCCAAGAAGTTGCAAGCGACGCTGAAGTAG